In Ovis canadensis isolate MfBH-ARS-UI-01 breed Bighorn chromosome 3, ARS-UI_OviCan_v2, whole genome shotgun sequence, one DNA window encodes the following:
- the C1S gene encoding complement C1s subcomponent produces MSCSPGMNKLPEMWCIVLFSLVAWVYAEPTMYGEVLSPNYPQAYPNEVEKSWDIEVPEGYGIHLYFTHLDIELSENCSYDSVQIMSGGHEEGKLCGRRTSKNSNSPVVKEFHIPYNKLQVIFRSDFSNEERFTGFAAYYVAEDVNECTAFADAPCSHFCNNFIGGYFCSCPPEYFLHEDRKNCGVNCSGSVFTTMTGEVESPNYPSPYPESSRCDYQIQLEEGFRVVVTMRREDFDVEPADSEGHCPDSLLFVTGDQHFGPYCGNGFPGPLTIETQSSALNIIFQTDGSEQRKGWKFRYHGDPIPCPKEVTANSFWEPERAKYVFRDVVKITCVDGFEVVQGSVGSPSFYSTCQSNGKWSNSKLRCQPVDCGSPEPIRHGRVEDPESTLFGSITRYSCEVPYYSMEYEGSEVYHCSGNGSWVNKVLGTELPKCVAVCGTPSEPFISTQRIFGGSIAKIENFPWQVFFSNPRAGGALIDEYWVLTAAHVVEGNDIPVMYVGSSSVVTSQLSNAQMLTAERVFIHPGWEVLDSSITRKNFDNDIALVRLTDPVKMGPKVSPICLPGTSSEYDPPENVLGLISGWGRTNARSHVIKLRGAKLPVAPLSKCQKVKGVNPEIDISSFVFTENMICAGNDKGVDSCEGDSGGAFAVQDPKENSPKFYVAGLVSWGPQCGTYGLYTRVKNYVDWIRKTMQEYSAPSVD; encoded by the exons ATGAGCTGCTCACCAGGGATGAACAAATTGCCAGAGATGTG gtgCATTGTCCTGTTTTCCCTTGTGGCCTGGGTTTATGCCGAGCCTACTATGTATGGGGAGGTTCTATCCCCCAACTACCCTCAGGCGTATCCCAATGAGGTCGAGAAGTCTTGGGACATAGAAGTCCCTGAAGGGTATGGGATCCACCTTTACTTCACCCACCTGGACATAGAGTTGTCTGAGAACTGCTCCTACGACTCAGTACAG ATAATGTCAGGAGGCCATGAAGAAGGGAAACTCTGTGGACGGAGGACCAGCAAGAATTCCAACTCCCCAGTGGTGAAAGAGTTCCACATCCCATACAATaaactccaggtgatcttccggTCGGACTTCTCCAACGAGGAACGTTTCACTGGGTTTGCTGCGTACTATGTTGCCGAGG ATGTAAATGAGTGCACAGCCTTTGCAGACGCTCCTTGCAGCCACTTCTGCAATAACTTCATTGGCGGttacttctgctcctgccctccagAATACTTCCTCCATGAAGACAGGAAGAACTGTGGAG tcAATTGCAGTGGGAGTGTATTCACCACAATGACTGGGGAGGTTGAAAGTCCTAATTACCCCAGTCCATACCCAGAGAGCTCAAGGTGTGACTATCAGATCCAGCTGGAGGAGGGGTTCCGAGTGGTGGTGACTATGAGGAGAGAAGACTTTGATGTGGAACCAGCTGACTCCGAGGGCCACTGTCCTGATAGCTTACTT TTTGTGACAGGAGATCAGCATTTTGGTCCTTACTGTGGGAATGGCTTTCCTGGGCCACtcacaattgaaacccagagcAGTGCTCTGAATATCATCTTCCAAACTGATGGATCAGAACAAAGAAAGGGATGGAAATTTCGTTACCATGGAGATC CAATCCCTTGTCCTAAAGAAGTCACTGCCAATTCCTTCTGGGAGCCTGAGAGAGCAAAATATGTGTTCAGAGATGTGGTGAAGATAACCTGTGTGGATGGGTTTGAAGTTGTACAG GGAAGTGTTGGTTCCCCATCTTTCTACTCAACTTGTCAAAGCAATGGAAAGTGGAGTAATTCCAAATTGCGGTGTCAAC CCGTGGACTGTGGCTCTCCTGAACCCATTCGGCATGGTCGAGTCGAGGATCCGGAAAGCACTCTATTTGGTTCCATCACTCGCTACTCTTGTGAGGTGCCATACTACAGCATGGAATATGAAGGGAGCG AGGTGTATCACTGCAGTGGCAATGGGAGCTGGGTGAACAAGGTGCTGGGCACAGAGCTGCCGAAATGCGTTGCAG tCTGTGGCACCCCCAGTGAGCCTTTTATATCAACACAAAGAATATTTGGAGGCTCCATTGCGAAGATTGAAAATTTCCCCTGGCAAGTCTTCTTCTCGAACCCACGGGCTGGTGGGGCTCTCATTGATGAATACTGGGTGCTGACTGCTGCCCATGTCGTGGAGGGAAATGATATCCCAGTGATGTATGTTGGGTCCTCCTCAGTGGTCACCTCACAATTGTCAAATGCTCAGATGCTCACTGCCGAGAGAGTGTTTATCCATCCAGGATGGGAGGTCCTGGATTCTTCGATAACACGAAAGAATTTTGACAATGACATTGCGCTGGTGCGGCTGACAGACCCAGTGAAAATGGGACCCAAGGTCTCCCCTATctgcctaccaggcacctcctcAGAATACGACCCCCCGGAAAACGTCCTGGGGCTGATCTCAGGCTGGGGTCGAACAAATGCCAGAAGTCACGTTATTAAGCTCAGAGGGGCAAAGCTACCCGTTGCTCCCTTATCCAAATGCCAGAAGGTGAAGGGGGTCAATCCTGAAATAGATATCAGTTCTTTTGTTTTCACTGAGAACATGATCTGTGCTGGTAATGACAAAGGTGTTGATAGCTGTGAGGGAGACAGTGGTGGGGCCTTTGCTGTACAGGACCCTAAGGAAAACAGCCCCAAATTCTATGTTGCTGGTTTGGTGTCCTGGGGCCCCCAGTGTGGGACCTATGGGTTGTACACGCGAGTCAAGAACTACGTTGACTGGATAAGGAAGACAATGCAGGAATATAGTGCCCCCAGTGTAGACTAA